The following DNA comes from Peribacillus sp. FSL E2-0218.
CCCTGGTTTTCTTGGATATTTTTTCGGCGTCTTCTTCACCTTATTGACTGTAATGATGTTTCTTTCACTATTTTCTTCTGGCAAAGTGAAGTGATGGATTTCAGCAATTTTTCCGCCTAACGTGAAAATCGCCTTTTTCCCTGTATCCATTTCATCTTGTGCACTGGCTGCTTTCATGGCGATGAACGTACCCTCGGTCTTCACAAGCGGCAAGCATAATTCACTTAAAACGGACATCCTCGCCACCGCTCTTGCCATGACAATATCATAAGCTTCACGGTGCTCCGGTTTTTGGGCGAAGGTTTCCGCCCTGTCATGATAGAAGGAGACGTCCTTTAATTGCAGGGAATCCGCAAGATGATTCAAGAAAGAAATCCGCTTATTCAAGGAATCAACAATCGATACGTGAATGTCCGGGAAACAAATCTTCAATGGA
Coding sequences within:
- the rsmG gene encoding 16S rRNA (guanine(527)-N(7))-methyltransferase RsmG is translated as MNIEQFQRALQEKGIELSPHQLDQFDTYYRLLVEWNEKMNLTAITDKEEVYLKHFYDSISAAFYFDFNKPYRICDVGAGAGFPSIPLKICFPDIHVSIVDSLNKRISFLNHLADSLQLKDVSFYHDRAETFAQKPEHREAYDIVMARAVARMSVLSELCLPLVKTEGTFIAMKAASAQDEMDTGKKAIFTLGGKIAEIHHFTLPEENSERNIITVNKVKKTPKKYPRKPGTPNKQPIE